In the genome of Neodiprion pinetum isolate iyNeoPine1 chromosome 2, iyNeoPine1.2, whole genome shotgun sequence, one region contains:
- the LOC124213183 gene encoding uncharacterized protein isoform X3, translating to MWRRLWTLGVLVILACLSSADRVSSRSRDYDYELRQSSQPFRCTSEGYHTDPQDCKVYYRCVDWGNGSPLTAFRFECGPGTVFSKDQGDICTHPSDSGRPECDDSANEVDSYPQGNQDVPKNPEYPQTTSRPTPTSTTGTTQAASVSSTQATIPGSSDSGQNSNVQCTQEGFLADPKDCRKFYRCVDGGAGSFIKYEFTCGSGTVWDPEIEACNHAWAVSRSDCSENGQGGNGDNGNPGNNESGQWNGDTGGNDGQWNGDTGNNGGQWNGDTGDNSGQWNGDTGDNGGQWNGDVGDSGQPGNPNGQPGQPGQPGDPNGQPGSPGTPGTPGTPGTSGTPGTPGSPGTPGTPGSPGTPGTPGTPGSPGTPGTPGTPGSPGTPGTPGTPGSPGTPGTPGTPGSPGTPGTPGTPGSPGTPGTPGTPGSPGTPGTPGTPGSPGTPGTPGTPGTPGSPGTPGSPGTPGTPGTPGTPGTAGMPGTSGTPGSPGTPGTPEMPSTSGTPGSPGTPGTPGTPGTSGTSESPGTPGTPGTPGTSGTPGSPGTPGTPGTPGTPSTPGTPGTPGTPGTSGTPSTPGTPGTPGTSGTPGTPGTPGTPETPGTPGTPGTPGTPGTPGTPGTPGTPGTPGTPGTPGTPGTPGTSGTPGTPGTPETPGTPGTPGTAGTPGTPSTPGTPGTPSTPGTPGTPGTPGTAGTPGTPSTPGTPGTPGTPGTPGTPGTPGTPGTPGTPSTPGTPGTPGTPGTPGTPGTPGTPGTPGTPSTPGTPGTPGTPGTPGTPGTPGTPGTPGTPGTPGTPGTCNEEGFFADPNDCRKFYRCVADGAGFIKYRFDCGAGTVWDQTAQSCNHYSAVPTCNPSTGGSNSVDGQEDQNKSTSKPGTTTTNVPTSTRKEGGTTKLPTSNVMTTSSNEITTQIPEKQPPTSTSETDRSTVVTESSSSPEPADQLTTRSTTPTSGNQVTTVSPTEMSSQPDVGSSKIPETSSTPSSPPQVGTTDSQGAVTSPPESSTPSTKATNSPGTATSMNPDGSDKSGECSAEGFFGHPTDCRKFYRCVSTDSGYTKYDFECGTGTAWDASAETCNHVEQVSSCNSQSNGTDQSTNSTTSTTPSSSTDPSSTTTENTSVGNPEGTTQHSGVDRTDEVGQVISSTEGGQQMTTKAPDPTNSPGDSTTQSSSVQSTTIETTETLSESTSTEALSESSPQSSSTQTSPESSSTESSSETNSTLGSTETSVPPCATAKPNITETCEEEGYYPHPTECDKFYRCVDNGNGFNIYNFDCAPGTIFDPSVSVCNYPSAVYPPRDCSGSVQRPGTTAAPGETVTSTEMTTRDSESTTSAESTSSNGSTTQESESTTSAESTTQELESTTSAQSTTEESESTTSAESTTQELESTTSAQSTTEESESTTSAESTTQELESTTSAQSTTQESESTTSPESTTQESESTISTESTTQQSTSTTLAESTTPELESTTSAESTMQGSESTTSAESTTQESESTTSTENPVSSTTNESTTTTSGETTEEGQTTTDSTTESSTVSTESPIESTTSPSKTTTQFSTDTTTARTTDSTSEGTTETTTEAPTPSEPGTTQAMSESTTEKAESTTVTESTGSTTELESTTESIESTTEGSQTTTEQSENTTEEQKTTESTEQTTSEAPESTTDSQGTTTDPSSQTTTQKSEESTTDIALTTTEVGSTEKPQVTPCPLANLTNEQIALVCPTGFHRHPKYCNLFYQCTSASNMEIKVLILSCPEDTVYDSQKIQCVPEEDSSEPCSGSKADARFYRRLKDNSMPPVKVHSQSLCPNEGHYPYREDCSNAFYKCKRDITGSLQGYVYKCPQDFVYWSVSRRCERANRLPMCSSAEYKNKNYSWESRWGVPVEDSNLSARMLNFGSY from the exons TACGATTACGAACTGCGACAAAGTAGTCAACCCTTCAGATGTACGTCGGAAGGGTATCACACGGATCCACAAGACTGCAAGGTTTATTACAGATGCGTCGATTGGGGAAACGGCAGTCCTCTGACGGCCTTCCGGTTCGAGTGTGGTCCCGGAACGGTGTTCTCCAAGGATCAGGGTGATATTTGCACACACCCGTCTGACAGTGGCCGACCCGAGTGCGACGATTCCGCGAATGAAGTCGATTCCTATCCGCAAGGCAACCAAGACGTTccgaaaaatcctgaataccCTCAAACGACGTCCAGGCCGACACCGACTTCTACAACGGGAACAACGCAGGCCGCATCGGTTTCATCGACGCAAGCAACGATACCGGGAAGCAGCGATAGTGGTCAGAATAGTAATGTACAATGTACTCAGGAAGGCTTCCTTGCGGATCCCAAAGATTGTCGAAAGTTTTATAGGTGCGTCGACGGAGGCGCAGGCTCgtttataaaatatgaattcaCGTGTGGCAGCGGGACGGTTTGGGATCCTGAAATTGAGGCATGTAATCATGCGTGGGCTGTTTCGAGGAGTGATTGTAGCGAAAATGGTCAAGGAGGTAACGGTGATAATGGTAACCCTGGAAATAATGAGAGTGGGCAGTGGAATGGAGATACTGGAGGCAATGATGGACAATGGAATGGAGATACTGGGAACAATGGTGGACAATGGAATGGGGATACTGGGGACAATAGTGGACAATGGAATGGGGATACTGGGGACAATGGTGGACAATGGAATGGAGACGTTGGTGATTCAGGACAACCTGGTAACCCTAATGGACAACCTGGTCAGCCTGGACAGCCTGGAGATCCTAACGGGCAGCCCGGAAGTCCGGGTACTCCAGGCACACCGGGCACACCTGGAACGTCGGGAACACCGGGAACGCCGGGCTCACCTGGAACACCGGGAACGCCGGGCTCACCTGGAACGCCGGGAACACCGGGAACGCCGGGCTCACCTGGAACACCGGGAACACCGGGAACGCCGGGCTCACCTGGAACGCCGGGAACACCGGGAACGCCGGGCTCACCTGGAACGCCGGGAACACCGGGAACGCCGGGCTCACCTGGAACACCGGGAACACCGGGAACGCCGGGCTCACCTGGAACACCGGGAACACCGGGAACGCCGGGCTCACCTGGAACGCCGGGAACACCAGGAACGCCGGGCTCACCTGGAACGCCGGGAACACCGGGAACGCCGGGAACGCCGGGCTCACCTGGAACGCCGGGCTCACCTGGAACGCCGGGAACGCCGGGCACACCTGGAACACCAGGAACAGCGGGAATGCCGGGCACATCTGGAACGCCGGGTTCACCTGGAACGCCGGGCACACCTGAAATGCCGAGCACATCCGGAACGCCGGGGTCACCCGGAACGCCGGGAACGCCGGGAACGCCAGGCACATCCGGAACGTCGGAGTCACCTGGAACGCCAGGAACACCAGGAACGCCGGGCACATCCGGAACACCGGGTTCACCTGGAACACCGGGCACACCTGGAACGCCGGGAACGCCGAGCACACCTGGAACACCGGGAACGCCAGGCACAC CTGGAACGTCGGGAACGCCGAGCACACCTGGAACACCGGGAACGCCAGGCACATCTGGAACGCCAGGCACACCCGGAACACCGGGCACACCCGAAACACCGGGCACACCTGGAACGCCGGGAACACCGGGCACACCTGGAACACCGGGCACACCTGGAACGCCGGGAACACCGGGCACACCTGGAACACCGGGAACGCCAGGCACACCTGGAACGCCAGGCACATCCGGAACACCGGGCACACCTGGAACACCGGAAACGCCAGGCACACCCGGAACACCGGGCACAGCTGGAACGCCGGGAACGCCGAGCACACCTGGAACACCGGGAACGCCAAGCACACCTGGAACGCCAGGCACACCCGGAACACCGGGCACAGCTGGAACGCCGGGAACGCCGAGCACACCTGGAACACCGGGAACGCCAGGCACACCTGGAACGCCAGGCACACCCGGAACACCAGGCACACCTGGAACGCCGGGAACGCCGAGCACACCTGGAACACCGGGAACGCCAGGCACACCTGGAACGCCAGGCACACCCGGAACACCAGGCACACCTGGAACGCCGGGAACGCCGAGCACACCTGGAACACCGGGAACGCCAGGCACACCTGGAACGCCAGGCACACCCGGAACACCGGGCACACCTGGAACGCCGGGAACACCGGGCACACCCGGAACCCCAGGCACCTGTAACGAAGAGGGATTTTTCGCAGACCCTAACGATTGTCGTAAATTCTATCGCTGTGTTGCTGATGGTGCAGGTTTCATTAAATATCGATTTGACTGCGGCGCTGGAACTGTATGGGACCAAACTGCACAAAGCTGCAATCATTATTCTGCAGTACCCACTTGTAATCCCAGTACTGGAGGGTCAAATTCTGTCGATGGCCAGGAAGATCAAAATAAATCAACCAGTAAACCCGGAACTACTACAACAAATGTACCAACCAGCACTAGGAAAGAAGGCGGTACTACGAAGCTGCCCACGTCAAATGTCATGACAACATCTTCTAACGAAATAACTACGCAAATTCCTGAAAAGCAGCCCCCCACATCAACATCTGAAACTGATAGGAGCACCGTGGTAACAGAATCATCATCTTCACCTGAGCCTGCTGATCAATTAACGACTAGGTCGACGACCCCGACTTCAGGGAACCAGGTAACAACAGTCTCACCCACAGAAATGTCTTCCCAACCAGATGTCGGTTCGTCGAAAATTCCCGAAACATCGTCGACACCATCCTCACCTCCACAAGTGGGAACAACCGATTCACAGGGAGCAGTTACGAGCCCGCCTGAAAGTTCAACTCCGTCCACAAAAGCTACGAATTCGCCAGGAACCGCTACTTCGATGAATCCGGATGGCTCTGACAAGTCTGGAGAATGCTCAGCAGAAGGATTCTTTGGTCATCCAACAGATTGCCGTAAATTCTATCGTTGCGTATCGACTGATTCGGGGTACACGAAATATGACTTCGAATGTGGTACCGGAACAGCTTGGGACGCGTCGGCTGAAACTTGCAATCATGTCGAGCAAGTATCATCATGTAATAGTCAAAGTAATGGAACTGATCAAAGCACAAATTCCACGACGAGTACAACTCCATCTAGTAGTACAGATCCGTCTTCCACAACCACTGAAAATACGAGCGTGGGAAATCCGGAAGGAACTACCCAGCACTCCGGAGTAGACAGAACTGATGAAGTTGGCCAAGTTATTTCAAGTACCGAAGGTGGTCAGCAAATGACTACCAAAGCACCTGATCCGACCAACTCACCCGGTGATTCTACCACCCAGAGTTCATCAGTCCAGTCGACAACTATCGAAACAACTGAAACTTTATCCGAATCAACTTCCACCGAAGCTTTATCGGAATCTTCTCCACAATCCAGCTCCACTCAAACTTCGCCCGAATCAAGTTCCACTGAATCTTCCTCTGAAACAAATTCAACCCTTGGCTCAACGGAAACATCAGTTCCACCATGCGCGACGGCTAAGCCAAACATAACGGAAACTTGCGAGGAGGAAGGATACTACCCACATCCAACGGAGTGCGATAAATTTTATCGATGCGTCGATAACGGGAATGGTTTCAATATATACAATTTCGATTGTGCGCCTGGAACTATCTTTGATCCAAGTGTCAGTGTTTGTAATTATCCTTCCGCTGTGTACCCGCCAAGAGACTGTTCAGGAAGCGTTCAAAGACCTGGTACGACCGCAGCTCCTGGTGAGACTGTAACGTCGACTGAAATGACAACACGAGATTCAGAGTCTACAACATCAGCTGAATCGACCTCCTCAAATGGATCGACGACACAAGAATCTGAGTCAACTACATCGGCCGAGTCGACAACTCAAGAACTGGAATCTACGACGTCAGCTCAATCGACGACAGAAGAATCTGAGTCAACTACATCGGCCGAGTCGACAACTCAAGAACTGGAATCTACGACGTCAGCTCAATCGACGACAGAAGAATCTGAGTCAACTACATCGGCCGAGTCGACAACTCAAGAACTGGAATCTACGACGTCAGCTCAATCGACGACACAAGAATCAGAGTCAACGACATCACCTGAATCGACTACACAAGAATCAGAGTCAACGATTTCAACGGAATCGACGACACAACAATCAACATCTACGACGTTGGCCGAATCAACAACTCCAGAACTGGAATCTACCACGTCAGCCGAATCAACAATGCAAGGATCAGAGTCGACAACTTCAGCTGAATCGACAACGCAAGAATCAGAATCGACCACCTCGACAGAGAATCCTGTATCCAGCACGACAAACGAAAGCACTACAACAACTTCAGGGGAAACAACCGAGGAAGGACAAACTACGACTGATTCGACAACGGAATCGTCCACCGTGAGCACTGAATCTCCGATAGAATCAACGACAAGTCCATCTAAGACAACGACGCAGTTTTCAACGGACACAACAACAGCGAGAACGACGGACAGTACTTCCGAAGGAACAACTGAAACCACTACCGAAGCCCCGACACCGTCTGAACCCGGAACAACTCAAGCTATGTCAGAATCAACTACGGAAAAAGCTGAGTCTACGACTGTCACTGAGTCCACTGGTTCCACAACGGAGTTGGAATCGACAACAGAGAGCATTGAGAGTACTACTGAAGGTTCGCAGACGACCACAGAGCAGTCGGAAAACACTACGGAAGAGCAGAAAACAACGGAATCCACAGAACAGACGACCTCGGAAGCTCCGGAGTCTACAACAGACTCTCAAGGTACTACAACTGATCCATCAAGTCAGACAACCACACAAAAATCCGAGGAATCAACCACGGATATTGCTCTAACAACAACAGAAGTCGGGTCAACTGAAAAACCGCAAGTCACACCCTGCCCCCTTGCAAACTTGACCAACGAACAGATAGCGTTGGTTTGTCCAACCGGGTTCCATCGCCATCCAAAGTACTGTAATCTATTTTACCAATGCACATCAGCAAGTAACATGGAAATCAAGGTTTTAATTCTGAGTTGCCCCGAAGACACTGTTTACGACAGTCAGAAGATCCAGTGCGTTCCTGAGGAGGATTCGAGTGAACCATGCTCTGGATCAAAGGCCGATGCCAGATTCTACCGGAGATTGAAGGACAACTCTATGCCTCCC gtGAAAGTTCACAGTCAGAGCCTCTGTCCGAACGAAGGTCATTATCCATATCGCGAGGACTGTAGCAATGCCTTCTACAAGTGCAAACGTGACATAACGGGCTCGTTGCAGGGATATGTTTACAAATGTCCACAAGACTTCGTTTATTGGTCAGTTTCAAGAAGATGCGAGAGAGCCAATCGTCTGCCGATGTGTTCGTCCGCGGAATACAAGAATAAGAATTATTCTTGGGAGAGTCGTTGGGGTGTGCCAGTAGAAGATTCTAATCTTTCCGCGAGAATGCTCAATTTTGGAAGCTATTAA
- the LOC124213183 gene encoding mucin-2 isoform X4: MWRRLWTLGVLVILACLSSADRVSSRSRDYDYELRQSSQPFRCTSEGYHTDPQDCKVYYRCVDWGNGSPLTAFRFECGPGTVFSKDQGDICTHPSDSGRPECDDSANEVDSYPQGNQDVPKNPEYPQTTSRPTPTSTTGTTQAASVSSTQATIPGSSDSGQNSNVQCTQEGFLADPKDCRKFYRCVDGGAGSFIKYEFTCGSGTVWDPEIEACNHAWAVSRSDCSENGQGGNGDNGNPGNNESGQWNGDTGGNDGQWNGDTGNNGGQWNGDTGDNSGQWNGDTGDNGGQWNGDVGDSGQPGNPNGQPGQPGQPGDPNGQPGSPGTPGTPGTPGTSGTPGTPGSPGTPGTPGSPGTPGTPGTPGSPGTPGTPGTPGSPGTPGTPGTPGSPGTPGTPGTPGSPGTPGTPGSPGTPGTPGTPGSPGTPGTPGTPGTPGSPGTPGSPGTPGTPGTPGTPGTAGMPGTSGTPGSPGTPGTPEMPSTSGTPGSPGTPGTPGTPGTSGTSESPGTPGTPGTPGTSGTPGSPGTPGTPGTPGTPSTPGTPGTPGTPGTPGTPGTPGTPGTSGTPSTPGTPGTPGTSGTPGTPGTPGTPETPGTPGTPGTPGTPGTPGTPGTPGTPGTPGTPGTPGTPGTPGTSGTPGTPGTPETPGTPGTPGTAGTPGTPSTPGTPGTPSTPGTPGTPGTPGTAGTPGTPSTPGTPGTPGTPGTPGTPGTPGTPGTPGTPSTPGTPGTPGTPGTPGTPGTPGTPGTPGTPSTPGTPGTPGTPGTPGTPGTPGTPGTPGTPGTPGTPGTCNEEGFFADPNDCRKFYRCVADGAGFIKYRFDCGAGTVWDQTAQSCNHYSAVPTCNPSTGGSNSVDGQEDQNKSTSKPGTTTTNVPTSTRKEGGTTKLPTSNVMTTSSNEITTQIPEKQPPTSTSETDRSTVVTESSSSPEPADQLTTRSTTPTSGNQVTTVSPTEMSSQPDVGSSKIPETSSTPSSPPQVGTTDSQGAVTSPPESSTPSTKATNSPGTATSMNPDGSDKSGECSAEGFFGHPTDCRKFYRCVSTDSGYTKYDFECGTGTAWDASAETCNHVEQVSSCNSQSNGTDQSTNSTTSTTPSSSTDPSSTTTENTSVGNPEGTTQHSGVDRTDEVGQVISSTEGGQQMTTKAPDPTNSPGDSTTQSSSVQSTTIETTETLSESTSTEALSESSPQSSSTQTSPESSSTESSSETNSTLGSTETSVPPCATAKPNITETCEEEGYYPHPTECDKFYRCVDNGNGFNIYNFDCAPGTIFDPSVSVCNYPSAVYPPRDCSGSVQRPGTTAAPGETVTSTEMTTRDSESTTSAESTSSNGSTTQESESTTSAESTTQELESTTSAQSTTEESESTTSAESTTQELESTTSAQSTTEESESTTSAESTTQELESTTSAQSTTQESESTTSPESTTQESESTISTESTTQQSTSTTLAESTTPELESTTSAESTMQGSESTTSAESTTQESESTTSTENPVSSTTNESTTTTSGETTEEGQTTTDSTTESSTVSTESPIESTTSPSKTTTQFSTDTTTARTTDSTSEGTTETTTEAPTPSEPGTTQAMSESTTEKAESTTVTESTGSTTELESTTESIESTTEGSQTTTEQSENTTEEQKTTESTEQTTSEAPESTTDSQGTTTDPSSQTTTQKSEESTTDIALTTTEVGSTEKPQVTPCPLANLTNEQIALVCPTGFHRHPKYCNLFYQCTSASNMEIKVLILSCPEDTVYDSQKIQCVPEEDSSEPCSGSKADARFYRRLKDNSMPPVKVHSQSLCPNEGHYPYREDCSNAFYKCKRDITGSLQGYVYKCPQDFVYWSVSRRCERANRLPMCSSAEYKNKNYSWESRWGVPVEDSNLSARMLNFGSY, from the exons TACGATTACGAACTGCGACAAAGTAGTCAACCCTTCAGATGTACGTCGGAAGGGTATCACACGGATCCACAAGACTGCAAGGTTTATTACAGATGCGTCGATTGGGGAAACGGCAGTCCTCTGACGGCCTTCCGGTTCGAGTGTGGTCCCGGAACGGTGTTCTCCAAGGATCAGGGTGATATTTGCACACACCCGTCTGACAGTGGCCGACCCGAGTGCGACGATTCCGCGAATGAAGTCGATTCCTATCCGCAAGGCAACCAAGACGTTccgaaaaatcctgaataccCTCAAACGACGTCCAGGCCGACACCGACTTCTACAACGGGAACAACGCAGGCCGCATCGGTTTCATCGACGCAAGCAACGATACCGGGAAGCAGCGATAGTGGTCAGAATAGTAATGTACAATGTACTCAGGAAGGCTTCCTTGCGGATCCCAAAGATTGTCGAAAGTTTTATAGGTGCGTCGACGGAGGCGCAGGCTCgtttataaaatatgaattcaCGTGTGGCAGCGGGACGGTTTGGGATCCTGAAATTGAGGCATGTAATCATGCGTGGGCTGTTTCGAGGAGTGATTGTAGCGAAAATGGTCAAGGAGGTAACGGTGATAATGGTAACCCTGGAAATAATGAGAGTGGGCAGTGGAATGGAGATACTGGAGGCAATGATGGACAATGGAATGGAGATACTGGGAACAATGGTGGACAATGGAATGGGGATACTGGGGACAATAGTGGACAATGGAATGGGGATACTGGGGACAATGGTGGACAATGGAATGGAGACGTTGGTGATTCAGGACAACCTGGTAACCCTAATGGACAACCTGGTCAGCCTGGACAGCCTGGAGATCCTAACGGGCAGCCCGGAAGTCCGGGTACTCCAGGCACACCGGGCACACCTGGAACGTCGGGAACACCGGGAACGCCGGGCTCACCTGGAACACCGGGAACGCCGGGCTCACCTGGAACGCCGGGAACACCGGGAACGCCGGGCTCACCTGGAACACCGGGAACACCGGGAACGCCGGGCTCACCTGGAACGCCGGGAACACCGGGAACGCCGGGCTCACCTGGAACGCCGGGAACACCGGGAACGCCGGGCTCAC CGGGAACACCGGGAACGCCGGGCTCACCTGGAACGCCGGGAACACCAGGAACGCCGGGCTCACCTGGAACGCCGGGAACACCGGGAACGCCGGGAACGCCGGGCTCACCTGGAACGCCGGGCTCACCTGGAACGCCGGGAACGCCGGGCACACCTGGAACACCAGGAACAGCGGGAATGCCGGGCACATCTGGAACGCCGGGTTCACCTGGAACGCCGGGCACACCTGAAATGCCGAGCACATCCGGAACGCCGGGGTCACCCGGAACGCCGGGAACGCCGGGAACGCCAGGCACATCCGGAACGTCGGAGTCACCTGGAACGCCAGGAACACCAGGAACGCCGGGCACATCCGGAACACCGGGTTCACCTGGAACACCGGGCACACCTGGAACGCCGGGAACGCCGAGCACACCTGGAACACCGGGAACGCCAGGCACACCTGGAACGCCAGGCACACCCGGAACACCGGGCACACCTGGAACGTCGGGAACGCCGAGCACACCTGGAACACCGGGAACGCCAGGCACATCTGGAACGCCAGGCACACCCGGAACACCGGGCACACCCGAAACACCGGGCACACCTGGAACGCCGGGAACACCGGGCACACCTGGAACACCGGGCACACCTGGAACGCCGGGAACACCGGGCACACCTGGAACACCGGGAACGCCAGGCACACCTGGAACGCCAGGCACATCCGGAACACCGGGCACACCTGGAACACCGGAAACGCCAGGCACACCCGGAACACCGGGCACAGCTGGAACGCCGGGAACGCCGAGCACACCTGGAACACCGGGAACGCCAAGCACACCTGGAACGCCAGGCACACCCGGAACACCGGGCACAGCTGGAACGCCGGGAACGCCGAGCACACCTGGAACACCGGGAACGCCAGGCACACCTGGAACGCCAGGCACACCCGGAACACCAGGCACACCTGGAACGCCGGGAACGCCGAGCACACCTGGAACACCGGGAACGCCAGGCACACCTGGAACGCCAGGCACACCCGGAACACCAGGCACACCTGGAACGCCGGGAACGCCGAGCACACCTGGAACACCGGGAACGCCAGGCACACCTGGAACGCCAGGCACACCCGGAACACCGGGCACACCTGGAACGCCGGGAACACCGGGCACACCCGGAACCCCAGGCACCTGTAACGAAGAGGGATTTTTCGCAGACCCTAACGATTGTCGTAAATTCTATCGCTGTGTTGCTGATGGTGCAGGTTTCATTAAATATCGATTTGACTGCGGCGCTGGAACTGTATGGGACCAAACTGCACAAAGCTGCAATCATTATTCTGCAGTACCCACTTGTAATCCCAGTACTGGAGGGTCAAATTCTGTCGATGGCCAGGAAGATCAAAATAAATCAACCAGTAAACCCGGAACTACTACAACAAATGTACCAACCAGCACTAGGAAAGAAGGCGGTACTACGAAGCTGCCCACGTCAAATGTCATGACAACATCTTCTAACGAAATAACTACGCAAATTCCTGAAAAGCAGCCCCCCACATCAACATCTGAAACTGATAGGAGCACCGTGGTAACAGAATCATCATCTTCACCTGAGCCTGCTGATCAATTAACGACTAGGTCGACGACCCCGACTTCAGGGAACCAGGTAACAACAGTCTCACCCACAGAAATGTCTTCCCAACCAGATGTCGGTTCGTCGAAAATTCCCGAAACATCGTCGACACCATCCTCACCTCCACAAGTGGGAACAACCGATTCACAGGGAGCAGTTACGAGCCCGCCTGAAAGTTCAACTCCGTCCACAAAAGCTACGAATTCGCCAGGAACCGCTACTTCGATGAATCCGGATGGCTCTGACAAGTCTGGAGAATGCTCAGCAGAAGGATTCTTTGGTCATCCAACAGATTGCCGTAAATTCTATCGTTGCGTATCGACTGATTCGGGGTACACGAAATATGACTTCGAATGTGGTACCGGAACAGCTTGGGACGCGTCGGCTGAAACTTGCAATCATGTCGAGCAAGTATCATCATGTAATAGTCAAAGTAATGGAACTGATCAAAGCACAAATTCCACGACGAGTACAACTCCATCTAGTAGTACAGATCCGTCTTCCACAACCACTGAAAATACGAGCGTGGGAAATCCGGAAGGAACTACCCAGCACTCCGGAGTAGACAGAACTGATGAAGTTGGCCAAGTTATTTCAAGTACCGAAGGTGGTCAGCAAATGACTACCAAAGCACCTGATCCGACCAACTCACCCGGTGATTCTACCACCCAGAGTTCATCAGTCCAGTCGACAACTATCGAAACAACTGAAACTTTATCCGAATCAACTTCCACCGAAGCTTTATCGGAATCTTCTCCACAATCCAGCTCCACTCAAACTTCGCCCGAATCAAGTTCCACTGAATCTTCCTCTGAAACAAATTCAACCCTTGGCTCAACGGAAACATCAGTTCCACCATGCGCGACGGCTAAGCCAAACATAACGGAAACTTGCGAGGAGGAAGGATACTACCCACATCCAACGGAGTGCGATAAATTTTATCGATGCGTCGATAACGGGAATGGTTTCAATATATACAATTTCGATTGTGCGCCTGGAACTATCTTTGATCCAAGTGTCAGTGTTTGTAATTATCCTTCCGCTGTGTACCCGCCAAGAGACTGTTCAGGAAGCGTTCAAAGACCTGGTACGACCGCAGCTCCTGGTGAGACTGTAACGTCGACTGAAATGACAACACGAGATTCAGAGTCTACAACATCAGCTGAATCGACCTCCTCAAATGGATCGACGACACAAGAATCTGAGTCAACTACATCGGCCGAGTCGACAACTCAAGAACTGGAATCTACGACGTCAGCTCAATCGACGACAGAAGAATCTGAGTCAACTACATCGGCCGAGTCGACAACTCAAGAACTGGAATCTACGACGTCAGCTCAATCGACGACAGAAGAATCTGAGTCAACTACATCGGCCGAGTCGACAACTCAAGAACTGGAATCTACGACGTCAGCTCAATCGACGACACAAGAATCAGAGTCAACGACATCACCTGAATCGACTACACAAGAATCAGAGTCAACGATTTCAACGGAATCGACGACACAACAATCAACATCTACGACGTTGGCCGAATCAACAACTCCAGAACTGGAATCTACCACGTCAGCCGAATCAACAATGCAAGGATCAGAGTCGACAACTTCAGCTGAATCGACAACGCAAGAATCAGAATCGACCACCTCGACAGAGAATCCTGTATCCAGCACGACAAACGAAAGCACTACAACAACTTCAGGGGAAACAACCGAGGAAGGACAAACTACGACTGATTCGACAACGGAATCGTCCACCGTGAGCACTGAATCTCCGATAGAATCAACGACAAGTCCATCTAAGACAACGACGCAGTTTTCAACGGACACAACAACAGCGAGAACGACGGACAGTACTTCCGAAGGAACAACTGAAACCACTACCGAAGCCCCGACACCGTCTGAACCCGGAACAACTCAAGCTATGTCAGAATCAACTACGGAAAAAGCTGAGTCTACGACTGTCACTGAGTCCACTGGTTCCACAACGGAGTTGGAATCGACAACAGAGAGCATTGAGAGTACTACTGAAGGTTCGCAGACGACCACAGAGCAGTCGGAAAACACTACGGAAGAGCAGAAAACAACGGAATCCACAGAACAGACGACCTCGGAAGCTCCGGAGTCTACAACAGACTCTCAAGGTACTACAACTGATCCATCAAGTCAGACAACCACACAAAAATCCGAGGAATCAACCACGGATATTGCTCTAACAACAACAGAAGTCGGGTCAACTGAAAAACCGCAAGTCACACCCTGCCCCCTTGCAAACTTGACCAACGAACAGATAGCGTTGGTTTGTCCAACCGGGTTCCATCGCCATCCAAAGTACTGTAATCTATTTTACCAATGCACATCAGCAAGTAACATGGAAATCAAGGTTTTAATTCTGAGTTGCCCCGAAGACACTGTTTACGACAGTCAGAAGATCCAGTGCGTTCCTGAGGAGGATTCGAGTGAACCATGCTCTGGATCAAAGGCCGATGCCAGATTCTACCGGAGATTGAAGGACAACTCTATGCCTCCC gtGAAAGTTCACAGTCAGAGCCTCTGTCCGAACGAAGGTCATTATCCATATCGCGAGGACTGTAGCAATGCCTTCTACAAGTGCAAACGTGACATAACGGGCTCGTTGCAGGGATATGTTTACAAATGTCCACAAGACTTCGTTTATTGGTCAGTTTCAAGAAGATGCGAGAGAGCCAATCGTCTGCCGATGTGTTCGTCCGCGGAATACAAGAATAAGAATTATTCTTGGGAGAGTCGTTGGGGTGTGCCAGTAGAAGATTCTAATCTTTCCGCGAGAATGCTCAATTTTGGAAGCTATTAA